In Paenibacillus ihbetae, the following are encoded in one genomic region:
- the flgG gene encoding flagellar basal body rod protein FlgG, with protein sequence MLRSMYSGISGMRGFQTKLDVIGNNIANVNTVGFKAGRVMFKDILSQTVSGVTPGTDDPTGGVNAKQIGLGVTIGSIDTLHTPGSAMVTNTPTDLRIDGDGFFMVKLTDDQEVPFLTRAGDFHIDVARNLVTSDGFLVLDSGGEPITLEDDVTAFTIAQNGAIIQKMSDGTTAEGAIIGVAKVPNPEGLEKIGGNLYRVTLNAVPEGDLEPYMFEGNNAEEGTGAIISGQLEMSNVDLTGEFSEMIVAQRGFQANSRIITTSDEVLQEVVNLKR encoded by the coding sequence GTGTTAAGATCCATGTACTCCGGTATTTCCGGGATGAGAGGCTTTCAGACCAAGCTGGACGTAATCGGCAACAATATTGCCAATGTCAATACCGTTGGATTTAAGGCTGGACGGGTTATGTTTAAAGATATTCTTAGCCAGACGGTATCCGGCGTGACGCCGGGAACGGACGATCCGACAGGCGGCGTCAATGCCAAGCAGATCGGCCTGGGCGTAACGATCGGCTCGATCGATACCCTGCATACGCCGGGCAGCGCCATGGTGACCAACACCCCGACGGACTTGCGTATCGACGGGGACGGATTTTTTATGGTCAAGCTGACCGATGACCAGGAAGTTCCGTTCCTGACGCGGGCTGGCGATTTCCATATCGACGTTGCGCGGAACCTTGTCACGTCTGACGGTTTTCTCGTGCTCGACTCCGGCGGCGAGCCGATCACGCTGGAGGATGATGTAACAGCGTTCACGATCGCTCAGAACGGGGCCATCATCCAGAAGATGAGTGACGGAACAACGGCGGAAGGCGCGATTATCGGGGTAGCAAAGGTACCGAACCCTGAAGGCTTGGAGAAAATCGGCGGCAATCTGTATCGCGTGACGCTGAACGCAGTGCCGGAAGGCGATCTTGAACCTTACATGTTCGAAGGCAATAACGCAGAGGAAGGCACCGGCGCGATCATTTCGGGTCAGCTAGAAATGTCCAATGTGGACCTGACGGGCGAGTTTTCCGAAATGATTGTGGCGCAGCGCGGCTTCCAGGCCAATTCACGGATCATTACAACCTCCGACGAAGTGCTCCAGGAAGTTGTTAATTTGAAACGATAA
- the fliI gene encoding flagellar protein export ATPase FliI, whose protein sequence is MKKLNSARYIEHLKHLDPVRINGKVTQVIGLMVESEGPDASIGDVCYIYPSKQSKPLKAEVVGFRDNKVLLMPLGELHSVGPGCDVVGTGKPLSVQVGSELLGKVLDGLGQPLDGSLIPARMPHYSTHNVPQNPLNRPRVKEPISIGVRAIDGLLSIGKGQRVGIFAGSGVGKSTLMGMIARNTSADVNVIALIGERGREVLDFIERDLGPEGLKRSVVIVATSDQPALIRIKGALIATTIAEYFRDRGLNVMLMMDSVTRYAMAQREVGLAIGEPPAMRGYTPSVFASLPKLLERAGTGPNGSITAFYTVLVDGDDMNEPIADAVRGILDGHIVLNRSIANKGHFPAIDVLASISRVMKDIAPEEQIEASENVKRLMAIYKDSEDLINIGAYQQGSNADIDESIEYIHRIWDFTKQKVNEKTTLAEVQERLISEFSRR, encoded by the coding sequence ATGAAGAAGCTGAATAGCGCCCGGTATATCGAGCATTTAAAACATTTGGACCCGGTCCGCATAAACGGAAAAGTGACCCAGGTCATCGGCTTGATGGTTGAGTCCGAAGGCCCGGATGCGAGCATCGGGGATGTGTGCTACATCTATCCGTCGAAGCAGTCCAAGCCGCTGAAAGCCGAGGTTGTCGGCTTCAGAGACAATAAGGTGCTGCTGATGCCGCTCGGTGAGCTTCATTCCGTAGGACCGGGATGCGACGTGGTCGGAACCGGGAAACCGCTGAGCGTTCAGGTCGGTTCGGAACTGCTGGGCAAAGTGCTCGACGGCTTGGGACAGCCTCTAGACGGGTCGCTGATCCCAGCCCGTATGCCGCACTATTCAACGCATAACGTTCCGCAAAATCCGCTGAATCGCCCCAGAGTGAAGGAGCCGATCAGCATCGGAGTGAGAGCCATCGACGGCCTCCTCTCGATCGGGAAAGGACAACGGGTCGGCATTTTCGCCGGTTCGGGCGTAGGGAAGAGTACGCTGATGGGCATGATCGCCCGAAATACGTCGGCCGACGTGAACGTGATCGCTTTAATCGGAGAACGCGGGCGCGAGGTGCTGGACTTCATCGAACGGGACCTCGGACCTGAAGGCCTCAAGCGTTCCGTCGTCATCGTCGCTACTTCAGACCAGCCGGCTCTGATCCGTATCAAGGGAGCGTTGATTGCGACGACGATTGCCGAATATTTTCGGGACCGCGGTCTGAATGTAATGCTGATGATGGACTCCGTCACCCGCTATGCAATGGCACAGCGCGAGGTCGGACTAGCCATCGGTGAGCCGCCGGCGATGAGAGGGTACACGCCTTCCGTCTTCGCGAGCCTCCCGAAGCTGCTCGAACGCGCAGGTACCGGTCCCAATGGCTCCATCACGGCCTTCTATACCGTGCTGGTGGACGGCGATGACATGAATGAGCCGATTGCCGATGCGGTAAGGGGGATCCTGGACGGCCATATCGTGCTGAACCGGAGCATCGCCAATAAGGGACATTTTCCGGCGATCGACGTGCTGGCCAGTATTAGCCGCGTGATGAAGGACATCGCTCCGGAAGAGCAGATCGAGGCTTCGGAAAATGTGAAACGCTTGATGGCAATTTATAAAGATTCCGAGGACTTAATTAATATCGGAGCTTACCAGCAGGGATCCAACGCCGACATCGACGAATCCATTGAATACATTCATCGGATATGGGACTTTACGAAGCAGAAAGTGAATGAAAAAACGACGCTCGCCGAGGTTCAGGAACGTCTGATTTCCGAATTTTCAAGGAGATGA
- a CDS encoding flagellar FlbD family protein, whose protein sequence is MISVTRLNGSQMWLNALLIEMVEETPDTYITLINGKRLIVLESANDIVASIKAYHHEVGIHQATIKVQQMEEPS, encoded by the coding sequence ATGATATCGGTAACGAGGTTAAACGGGTCGCAGATGTGGCTTAACGCACTGCTGATCGAAATGGTTGAAGAGACTCCGGACACCTATATCACATTGATTAATGGAAAACGATTGATTGTGTTGGAAAGTGCAAATGACATCGTAGCTTCCATTAAAGCGTATCATCACGAGGTTGGCATTCATCAAGCAACCATTAAAGTGCAGCAAATGGAGGAACCTTCATGA
- a CDS encoding TIGR02530 family flagellar biosynthesis protein has translation MSDRMMIGHLYPGKLHPAALSPERRTASASSDAPKGNFKELLNENLLRISNHAAKRLEQRGIEIKGDQLVQIQSAIEKAAAKGSKESLILMKDMALIVNIPNRTVVTAMDGNAMKDNVFTQIDSAVIIS, from the coding sequence ATGAGTGATCGAATGATGATCGGCCATTTGTACCCCGGAAAATTGCATCCGGCCGCGCTGTCGCCCGAGCGGCGAACGGCATCGGCTTCATCCGATGCACCAAAGGGCAACTTCAAGGAGCTGTTAAATGAAAATCTGCTCCGCATCAGCAACCATGCAGCAAAGCGGCTGGAGCAGCGAGGGATCGAAATCAAGGGTGACCAGCTCGTCCAGATCCAGAGCGCGATCGAAAAAGCCGCGGCGAAAGGCAGCAAGGAATCGCTGATCCTGATGAAGGATATGGCGCTCATTGTCAATATTCCGAACCGGACGGTGGTCACGGCAATGGATGGCAACGCCATGAAGGACAATGTGTTCACCCAGATCGACAGCGCAGTCATTATTTCATGA
- a CDS encoding flagellar hook capping FlgD N-terminal domain-containing protein, with product MATNPVSTSNMWPNYSKGNVSNKGGKEQELGKDQFLSILITQLRHQDPLQPMQDREFIAQMAQFTSLEQLMNINTQLTAMSQSLGSASSLIGKEISWMEKSVNTDDLTWTETPKDGTDSLVMKTGIVESIIVRDGVHYAKVGSSEVLLSDILRVENPAAESKGPDQGGAEAGAADALASEPEPAHAAEPESVQSDTDAPSAGGNAP from the coding sequence ATGGCAACGAATCCAGTATCCACAAGCAACATGTGGCCGAACTATTCAAAAGGCAATGTCAGTAACAAAGGCGGTAAGGAGCAAGAGCTGGGAAAGGATCAGTTTCTAAGCATTCTGATTACACAGCTGCGGCACCAAGATCCGCTCCAGCCGATGCAGGACCGTGAATTTATCGCCCAGATGGCCCAATTCACCTCCCTTGAGCAGCTGATGAACATCAATACGCAGCTAACGGCGATGAGTCAATCCCTGGGATCCGCTTCAAGCCTGATTGGCAAAGAGATCAGCTGGATGGAAAAATCGGTCAATACCGATGATCTCACGTGGACGGAAACGCCGAAGGACGGTACGGACTCGCTTGTCATGAAGACCGGAATCGTGGAGTCGATCATCGTGCGGGACGGCGTTCATTACGCCAAGGTTGGCAGCAGCGAAGTGCTGCTCAGCGATATATTGAGGGTTGAGAATCCGGCTGCCGAGTCCAAGGGGCCTGATCAGGGAGGAGCTGAGGCCGGTGCGGCTGACGCGCTTGCTTCTGAGCCGGAACCTGCCCATGCAGCTGAGCCGGAATCCGTGCAATCGGATACGGATGCCCCTTCGGCCGGAGGGAATGCGCCATGA
- a CDS encoding flagellar basal body-associated FliL family protein yields MKKMLPWLITILLSITLIVLAIFLLSDKLTEEPKTASASDEPAAVNLSADEIVEMTSEITGIKTNLADPQYIAQMAFAFQLSDKKAKAEFDKIKEIKIKPIIIKTLADTKPELLNDSKGREQFTAKLQNLINKSLTSGRLIQIDMTDVLIAGI; encoded by the coding sequence ATGAAAAAGATGCTTCCCTGGTTAATTACGATTCTGTTGTCCATCACATTGATCGTGCTTGCGATATTCTTGTTGTCCGACAAGCTGACGGAGGAACCGAAAACCGCTTCGGCCAGCGATGAGCCTGCCGCTGTGAATCTGTCGGCGGACGAGATCGTGGAGATGACATCGGAGATAACCGGCATTAAGACGAATTTGGCGGATCCGCAGTACATTGCCCAGATGGCTTTTGCATTTCAGTTAAGCGACAAGAAGGCTAAGGCGGAATTCGACAAAATCAAGGAAATCAAAATCAAACCGATCATTATCAAGACGTTAGCCGACACAAAGCCCGAGCTGTTAAACGATTCGAAGGGCCGCGAACAGTTTACGGCCAAGCTGCAGAATCTGATCAACAAGTCGTTAACGTCCGGCAGATTGATTCAAATCGATATGACCGATGTGCTGATCGCCGGAATCTAG
- the fliM gene encoding flagellar motor switch protein FliM, giving the protein MVDVLSQNEIDALLAALSSGEMDAEELKKEETQKKIRSYDFKRALRFSKDHIRSLTRIHENFARYLTTYFSAQLRTFVQINVVQVEQLPYDEFIRSIPKMTVLNIFEAEPLEGRMVLEVHPNIAYAMLDRLLGGTGVAPSTINSMTEIETIIMERIFSRAFDSLKEAWKTVLDISPRLEALETNPQFMQIVSPNETIALISLSTKIGDTTGMINLCIPHVVLEPIMSKLSAHQWFISEKKARIPEEVDALKQRVSKAQLPIVAELGVSQLTVSEFLGLSVGDVISLNKPVHDGLSIKVGDRLKFIGSPGTVKDRVAVQIDEIVIEGAEEFDE; this is encoded by the coding sequence ATGGTTGATGTATTATCGCAGAATGAGATCGACGCCCTGTTGGCCGCGCTCTCTTCCGGTGAGATGGATGCGGAGGAGCTGAAGAAAGAGGAGACGCAGAAGAAGATTCGTTCTTATGATTTCAAAAGAGCGCTTCGCTTCTCGAAGGACCATATTCGCAGCTTGACACGTATCCATGAAAATTTTGCACGTTATCTTACAACATATTTCTCGGCACAGCTGCGTACTTTTGTGCAAATCAATGTGGTGCAGGTTGAACAGCTCCCATACGATGAGTTCATACGCTCCATACCGAAAATGACGGTGCTCAACATTTTTGAAGCTGAGCCGCTCGAAGGGCGCATGGTGCTTGAGGTTCACCCAAACATCGCCTACGCGATGCTGGACCGCCTGCTGGGAGGAACCGGAGTCGCCCCGTCCACGATCAACTCGATGACCGAAATCGAGACCATTATCATGGAACGGATTTTCAGCCGGGCTTTCGACAGCCTCAAGGAGGCTTGGAAGACGGTGCTGGATATTTCTCCGCGGCTTGAGGCGCTGGAAACGAATCCGCAGTTTATGCAGATCGTTTCCCCGAACGAAACCATTGCGCTGATCTCGCTGAGCACCAAAATCGGCGATACCACGGGAATGATCAATCTCTGTATTCCCCATGTCGTGCTGGAACCGATCATGTCCAAGCTGTCCGCGCATCAGTGGTTCATCTCTGAGAAAAAAGCCAGAATTCCCGAGGAAGTGGACGCGCTTAAGCAGCGGGTCAGCAAAGCCCAGCTTCCGATCGTTGCCGAGCTTGGCGTTTCCCAGCTGACCGTCTCCGAGTTTTTAGGACTCTCGGTCGGGGACGTTATTTCGCTGAACAAGCCGGTGCATGACGGGTTATCCATCAAGGTCGGCGACAGACTGAAGTTTATTGGCAGTCCCGGAACGGTAAAGGACCGGGTTGCTGTACAAATCGATGAAATTGTCATCGAAGGAGCTGAAGAATTTGACGAGTAA
- the fliG gene encoding flagellar motor switch protein FliG: protein MVKGNNQQLSGRQKAAILLITLGPEVSAQIFKHLREDEIEQLTLEIANVRKVDSGEKDSIIQEFHQICLAQEYISQGGINYAKEILEKALGQQKAMEVINRLTATLQVRPFDFARKADPSQILNFIQNENAQTIALVLSYLQYDQASAILSSLPQEKQAEVARRVAVMDSTSPEVIAQVERVLEQKLSATVTQDYTNAGGIESIVQILNGVDRGTERTILDSLEIQDPELAEEIKKRMFVFEDIVNVDNRSIQRIIRDVENADLQLALKVASEEVRDVIFRNMSKRMAETFREEMEYMGPVRLRDVEEAQTRIVSTIRRLEEAGEVIIARGGGDDIIV from the coding sequence TTGGTTAAGGGAAACAACCAACAATTATCCGGGCGCCAGAAAGCTGCAATATTGCTGATTACGCTGGGTCCGGAAGTGTCTGCACAAATATTCAAGCATCTGCGCGAAGACGAAATCGAGCAGCTGACGCTGGAAATTGCGAATGTGCGCAAGGTCGATAGCGGAGAGAAAGATAGCATTATCCAGGAGTTTCACCAAATTTGTCTTGCACAGGAATATATATCGCAAGGCGGCATTAATTACGCGAAAGAAATACTGGAAAAAGCGCTCGGGCAGCAGAAAGCGATGGAGGTTATCAATCGCCTGACCGCAACGCTTCAGGTAAGGCCGTTTGATTTCGCCCGCAAGGCCGATCCGAGCCAGATCCTGAATTTCATTCAGAATGAAAATGCCCAAACGATCGCGCTCGTGCTCTCCTACCTGCAGTACGATCAGGCATCGGCCATCTTATCCTCGCTTCCTCAAGAGAAGCAGGCCGAGGTTGCCCGGCGGGTTGCGGTCATGGACAGCACGTCTCCGGAAGTTATCGCTCAGGTTGAGCGTGTGCTGGAGCAGAAGCTGTCGGCAACGGTAACCCAGGATTACACCAATGCAGGCGGCATCGAGTCGATCGTTCAAATATTGAACGGCGTCGACCGGGGCACGGAGCGGACGATCCTGGATTCTCTGGAAATCCAGGATCCCGAGCTTGCCGAAGAAATCAAGAAGCGGATGTTTGTATTCGAGGATATCGTCAATGTCGACAATCGATCGATCCAGCGCATCATCCGCGATGTCGAGAATGCGGATTTGCAGCTTGCGCTTAAAGTGGCGAGCGAGGAAGTCCGGGATGTTATTTTCCGTAATATGTCCAAGCGCATGGCGGAAACCTTCCGTGAAGAGATGGAGTACATGGGCCCTGTGCGGCTGCGTGACGTGGAGGAAGCTCAGACACGGATCGTAAGCACGATCCGAAGACTCGAAGAAGCGGGCGAGGTTATCATTGCCCGCGGCGGAGGAGATGACATTATTGTCTAA
- the fliJ gene encoding flagellar export protein FliJ, with product MKFQYAFQKIVDLKSNEKTQAEWMLSSAIGKLQAEEKSLNELYRLREQMYAAEQEAVTRCAAIAEIRNIQSYAQYLEECIERKRNDIRLAHVNVTKKQEILSEKMLDEKVWLKARDKSHEKFRHESLLREQNELDELATVRFAIKAR from the coding sequence ATGAAATTTCAATACGCATTCCAGAAAATCGTAGACCTGAAGAGTAACGAGAAGACCCAGGCCGAATGGATGCTGTCGAGCGCCATCGGGAAGCTGCAGGCGGAGGAGAAGAGCCTGAACGAGCTGTACCGGTTGCGGGAGCAGATGTATGCGGCCGAGCAGGAAGCCGTTACGCGGTGCGCGGCAATCGCCGAAATCCGCAATATTCAGAGCTATGCTCAGTACTTGGAAGAGTGCATTGAGCGGAAACGGAATGATATTCGGCTCGCCCATGTAAATGTCACGAAGAAGCAGGAGATTTTATCGGAAAAAATGCTGGATGAAAAAGTGTGGTTGAAGGCACGGGACAAATCGCACGAGAAATTTCGGCATGAAAGTCTCCTTCGGGAACAAAACGAGCTGGACGAGCTGGCGACGGTGCGTTTTGCGATCAAAGCCCGATAA
- a CDS encoding MotE family protein: protein MARKDMPLDKEESSGGFERILLILVPAIFTIVLLGALAIFFRADVRDGMIDVANKIPIVKDWVPDPVLTPEEQKLKEAKEQEESAEATIVELKKQLAEREETLNEITEQKAAQENKVKELESQIDSMQNQNTGSPEQEEDPYTKQIRELAKLYADMSPSKAAPIMQNLTLEEMVLMLSQMKSSNRVAILEKMDPKTAAEATMMLKDAKPSEDLAIAALQSRIKKNQTEAASSKTSSSNLDKNQLNQTFAGMTPANAAELLMQTYKISPAKTMTILNTVDDATRSRIMNAMSSKDPELAARILNRLMGSK from the coding sequence GTGGCAAGAAAAGACATGCCGCTCGATAAAGAAGAATCAAGCGGTGGATTTGAACGGATTTTGCTGATTCTGGTTCCGGCCATCTTTACGATCGTTCTGTTAGGGGCGCTTGCGATCTTCTTTAGAGCCGATGTTCGGGACGGCATGATCGATGTGGCGAACAAAATTCCGATTGTGAAGGATTGGGTTCCCGATCCGGTGCTGACGCCGGAAGAGCAGAAGCTGAAAGAAGCGAAGGAGCAGGAAGAAAGCGCCGAGGCTACGATCGTAGAGCTGAAGAAGCAGCTGGCGGAGCGCGAGGAGACGCTAAACGAGATCACTGAGCAGAAGGCTGCCCAGGAGAATAAAGTGAAAGAGCTGGAAAGCCAGATCGATTCGATGCAGAACCAGAACACGGGCAGCCCGGAGCAGGAGGAAGATCCGTATACGAAGCAGATCCGTGAACTCGCCAAGCTGTATGCCGACATGAGTCCGAGCAAGGCCGCGCCGATCATGCAAAATTTAACCCTTGAGGAAATGGTGCTGATGCTGAGCCAGATGAAGAGCAGCAACCGGGTGGCAATCTTGGAGAAGATGGACCCGAAAACGGCAGCGGAAGCCACGATGATGCTGAAGGATGCCAAACCGTCCGAAGACTTGGCGATCGCGGCGCTGCAATCCCGGATCAAGAAAAATCAAACGGAAGCAGCAAGCAGCAAGACGAGCAGCAGCAACCTGGATAAAAATCAGCTCAATCAGACGTTTGCCGGCATGACGCCAGCCAATGCGGCGGAGCTGCTGATGCAAACCTACAAAATCAGCCCGGCCAAGACCATGACCATCCTGAATACGGTCGATGACGCGACAAGGTCCAGAATCATGAACGCGATGTCCTCGAAAGATCCGGAGCTTGCAGCAAGAATACTGAATCGGCTTATGGGCTCCAAATAA
- a CDS encoding flagellar hook-length control protein FliK — protein MTMTVQGMSSTIGSSSVSGKTGAPGSTAAGASFDATLTYQMSSAGGGTSSAASEATVKLDGLLQGLPAEMNEAMEGLLEMLQSLLGELDKLDQALAEDPALLEELQSWLAQASMVLNGAGVLSEGSDGSAAMSPLAKHADTMRFVVQDTLTQIKALVSSAGKLSAGTETTVHQLVQSFHSLMGSSTGNVKPAAEHARSSHQAANGFGPATEATAAAAATAGRTQSANAAPAPGPIAGLQQNTSQGGEISAKAESTGSGEALIPEHGTVTAGQLALRAGNQVAVKPAAPPVPVERFANEMTSFIINKLEIVKQQGFTEARISLNPEHLGQVDIKLTMQNGQLIAQFMTAKADARELIDQQMAQLRTALVAQGLQVDKIEVTQSSQPSTTNFYQDGRQSGSGQQQSQQRSKGKDTPSDDALLAASLTEEWHDWISEMQAEEGTVQGGTFTAKV, from the coding sequence ATGACGATGACAGTGCAAGGCATGTCCTCTACAATCGGCAGTTCTTCGGTAAGCGGCAAGACGGGCGCTCCAGGCAGTACGGCAGCAGGCGCTTCATTTGATGCGACGCTGACATATCAGATGTCGAGCGCAGGAGGCGGCACCTCCTCGGCTGCTTCGGAGGCAACGGTCAAGCTGGATGGTTTACTGCAAGGCTTGCCGGCCGAAATGAACGAGGCGATGGAGGGATTGCTCGAAATGCTGCAAAGCCTGCTTGGGGAGCTGGATAAGCTGGACCAGGCATTGGCGGAAGACCCTGCCCTTTTGGAGGAGCTCCAGAGCTGGCTTGCTCAAGCAAGCATGGTGTTAAACGGCGCCGGCGTTCTGTCTGAAGGATCAGACGGCAGCGCGGCAATGTCCCCGCTGGCCAAGCATGCGGACACGATGCGTTTTGTCGTTCAGGATACGCTCACGCAGATTAAGGCTTTGGTTAGCAGCGCTGGAAAGCTGAGCGCTGGAACCGAGACCACGGTACACCAGCTGGTCCAGTCGTTCCACAGCTTGATGGGCAGCAGCACAGGTAATGTCAAGCCGGCGGCCGAACATGCGAGATCTTCTCATCAAGCGGCAAACGGCTTCGGACCCGCCACTGAGGCGACTGCAGCGGCAGCCGCGACGGCTGGAAGAACACAGTCCGCAAATGCAGCGCCGGCACCTGGTCCGATAGCCGGTCTCCAGCAGAATACAAGTCAAGGCGGGGAAATATCCGCTAAGGCTGAATCGACTGGAAGCGGCGAAGCATTGATCCCTGAACACGGTACCGTAACCGCCGGACAGCTCGCGCTTCGCGCAGGCAACCAGGTAGCGGTCAAACCGGCAGCACCACCCGTGCCAGTTGAGCGGTTTGCCAATGAAATGACTTCCTTCATTATAAACAAGCTCGAAATCGTAAAGCAGCAAGGCTTCACGGAAGCGAGAATATCGCTTAATCCGGAGCATTTAGGTCAAGTGGATATCAAATTAACGATGCAAAACGGCCAACTCATCGCCCAATTTATGACCGCCAAGGCGGATGCAAGAGAGCTGATCGACCAGCAAATGGCGCAGCTTCGCACCGCGCTCGTGGCTCAAGGGCTTCAAGTCGATAAAATCGAGGTTACGCAGAGCAGTCAGCCTTCCACTACCAATTTCTATCAGGACGGACGCCAGTCAGGCTCCGGTCAGCAGCAGTCCCAGCAGCGCTCGAAAGGAAAAGATACCCCTTCGGATGACGCCCTACTGGCTGCGAGCTTGACGGAAGAATGGCATGATTGGATTTCCGAAATGCAGGCCGAGGAAGGAACTGTTCAAGGCGGAACATTTACGGCGAAAGTTTAA
- a CDS encoding FliH/SctL family protein produces the protein MSNLIKPSHYTTMDVLKELDVARRYAAPAEEAQAEPAPPAAAPAVMHTLAEAERIKSEMLRDAQEFAERQIREASEEAQRLLAEAEQQIDAWWKERRLQDEDLSETLKIEGFNQGYSEGAAKAELEMKELLEKATVEASELLQLAHRAKEDLIQEAEPFLVELSCSIAEKILDHQLTIEPDFTLELIRKNLARKREKGLISLCVAPEHFEFVYAAREELSLAIDSQAELQILPDATVKDRGCVIRSSFGSVDARIDTQLAEIKKELVRVALDDEERRNQDEEAE, from the coding sequence TTGTCTAACTTGATCAAACCGTCCCACTATACAACGATGGATGTCTTGAAAGAGTTGGATGTAGCGCGTCGTTACGCCGCTCCTGCCGAAGAAGCGCAAGCAGAGCCGGCACCGCCCGCCGCTGCGCCGGCGGTCATGCACACGCTGGCAGAGGCCGAGCGGATCAAGAGTGAAATGCTGCGCGACGCCCAGGAATTTGCCGAACGGCAAATTCGCGAGGCCTCCGAGGAAGCCCAGCGGCTGCTGGCTGAGGCGGAGCAGCAGATCGATGCGTGGTGGAAGGAACGAAGGCTGCAGGATGAGGATCTGTCCGAGACCCTGAAAATCGAGGGATTTAACCAAGGCTATTCCGAGGGAGCTGCCAAAGCCGAGCTGGAAATGAAGGAACTGCTGGAGAAAGCCACGGTCGAAGCTAGCGAGCTTCTGCAGCTTGCCCACCGGGCAAAGGAAGACTTGATCCAAGAAGCCGAGCCGTTTCTGGTCGAGCTGAGCTGCAGCATTGCCGAGAAAATCCTCGATCATCAGCTGACGATTGAACCGGATTTCACCCTGGAGCTGATTCGGAAAAATCTAGCGCGCAAACGGGAGAAAGGCTTGATTTCGCTGTGCGTTGCACCTGAGCATTTTGAGTTCGTGTACGCGGCCAGAGAAGAGCTTTCATTAGCGATCGACTCCCAAGCGGAGCTCCAAATCCTCCCGGATGCGACGGTGAAGGACCGGGGCTGCGTGATCCGTTCGTCTTTCGGAAGCGTGGATGCCCGAATCGATACCCAGCTTGCGGAAATCAAGAAGGAACTGGTGCGCGTCGCCCTCGATGACGAAGAACGGAGAAATCAGGATGAAGAAGCTGAATAG